The DNA segment AATCAAATCCGTCAATGAAATCGAACGAGTTCTCGGAATCAATTTTTCTGAAGAAAAGAAGAAAACCCTTGAGCAGACAATCAACAAATTCCCTATGTCTGTAACTCCTTATTATCTTTCTCTCATTGATGTTGAGGACTATGAAAACGATCCGGTCTTCCTACAATCCGTCCCTTCACCCGAGGAACTGAGAATTGAAAGGCATGACATGGCAGACCCACTACACGAAGATGAAGATAGTCCTGCTCCCGGAATTACTCACCGCTACCCCGATCGGGTTCTCTTTCACATCAGTAACACCTGCTCCATGTACTGCCGACACTGTACGCGAAAGCGCAAGGTCGGCGATGTTGATTCCATTCCCTGCTCAGATGATTTGGAACAGGCTCTGGAATACATCCGCAAGACGCCGCAAATTCGAGATGTCCTGTTGTCTGGCGGTGATCCATTTATGCTCTCCGACAAAAAGCTGGACTGGATACTCACCAAAGTCCAAGAGATTGAGCATGTTGAGGTCGTTCGCATAGGAACTCGCATGCCTGTTGTTCTCCCGTACCGCATTACGGATGAACTCGTGAACATGCTGAAGAAGCATCATCCGATTTGGATCAACACCCATTTCAACCACCCCCGCGAGTTAACCACATCTTCACGCCGCGCACTGCAAAAAATGGCTGACGCAGGTATTCCACTCGGTAACCAGAGTGTCCTCCTGGCCGGAGTGAACGACTGCCAGCGCCTCATCAAAACGCTCAACCACAAGCTCGTGAAAAACAGGGTTCGTCCATACTATCTTTACCAGTGCGATCTCTCCGAAGGACTGACACATTTTCGGACACCCATCGGAAAGGGAATCGAAATCATAGAAAGCCTCCGGGGACACACCAGCGGATTTTCCGTCCCCACGTACGTGGTGGATGCACCGGGCGGTGGAGGGAAAATCCCGGTCATGCCCAATTATATAGTTTCCTGGGGACCAAACAAAGTGGTGCTCAGAAACTATGAAGGTGTTATCACGACATATAATGAACCGACTTCATACGAATCGAATTTCTGTGACCGTGAATGTTCCAACTGCAATCTTCAGCTCATGGAAGATGATGCGGAAGAAAAGGCGATCGGGATCGAAAAGCTCCTATCAGACTGGGATGATACCACAAGCCTCACCCCGAAGAACAATGAACGCATCAAGAGGAGAGACGATGCAGCCTGATGAAATCATACACCTGGGAGAATCAACAATTCAACACGGGCCTGCCAATGATCGAGTTTATCTGATGAAACTCGCTTCGGCAGACCTGCCCAACATCGTCAACGACATCTATGAACTGGGGAGACAACACGGCTACACCAAACTGTTTGCCAAAGTTCCTGCCCAGGATGTTGCTCACTTTGCCGCACTGGGCTTTATCGATGAAGCACGGGTTCCCTTCATGCATAAGGGGGAAACTGCCGGATATTTCATGAGCAAGTACATGGATCAGCGTCGTGGCATACCGCAAAATATCGAACGAATCTCCGAGGTGCTGGAGCTGGCGGACCAAAAGGCAGGGACACACTCAAGTCATATTTCAGACAACAGGATCATTCGACTCCGTCTTGAACATGCTGACGAGCTGGCCGAACTCTATGGCAAGGTTTTCACAACCTACCCGTTCCCTGTCAGTGATGCTGCTTTCATTGAAGAATCCATGAAGGAGAACACTGTCTTCTTCGGCATCATCTCACAGGGGCGGCTGGTGGCTGCCGCTTCCATGGAGATTGACACAGAGTGGCAGTGTGCGGAAATGACAGATTTCGCAACGCTCCCGCAACACAGAGGCACAGGAGCAGCGGGGGCACTCTTGCTTGCCATGGAATATGCGGCCAAAGATCTCACCCTCAAAACACTCTTCACCATAGCGAGAGCTGAAAGTTTTGGCATGAACATAGTTTTTGCCCGTGCAGGCTACCTCTTTGGCGGAACCCTGCACAACAACACACAAATAGCAGGCAAGTTGGAGAGCATGAATGTCTGGCACAAGCAGATCCTACCTCGGTAAAGGACCAACCTTTACAGTTAATATAGCATACACTGTCTGGTGGAACCTGTTGCTCATAACCGTAGGTGGCTTCATTGCCACCATCGGTATAAAAAGCATTGCGGTTCCACACGAGCTTGTTCCCGGCGGAATCTTCGGGTTGAGTTCGCTGCTGTATTATACGACCGGGAAACTGAATCCCGGCTGGATAAACCTCTTGTTGAATATTCCACTCTTCCTGTTCGCATGGTTCAAAGTCAGCCGCAGGTTCTTCCTATACAGCCTCTATGCAACACTTATCACCACCCTGTTTTATGAATTCATATCAATTTCTATTCCGATTCAGAACCAACTTTACGCAGCTGTCGCCAGTGGAGTAGTCACGGGATTCGGAGCAGGGATTGTTCTTCGATCCCTCGGCTCCAATGGAGGGTTGGACGTTGTAGCCGTCTACCTCTTCCAACGATTCAACATGGGAATAGGGAGGGTGTATCTCGTCTTCAACACACTTCTCTATTTCGGCAGCCTCATGCGACTTCAACTTGATGTCATCATCGCTTCACTCATCATGGTCTTCATTACCGGAATGATCATTGACCAGACCCTCTCCTTGTTCAGCCAACGCAAAGTCGTCTTTATCATTTCGAATTTTGCCAATGAGATAAGCAACGACATCCTGACTCAACTCAAACAGAGCGCGACATTCCTCAAGGGCTTTGGCGCATATTCGAGAAAGGAAAAAAACGTTCTGATGACAGTTGTCAACAACGTCCAGCTCAAAAAATTGGAAGAGATAACATTTACCCATGATGACGAGGCACTCTTCATAGTTGAAAACACCTTCTCTGTTACCGGCTCAAGCTTCTCGCGCAGAAAGATATACTGAGAAACAGACGAATGATTGCAATCAACAAAGATCATCTCACAGAAAGCACCACACACCCGACAAAACATCAACTGACCATGCATGTTCCACCAAACTCTCCACATGGACCCCACGGAAGGAGGTGCACGGTAAGAGGTGAGATCCCTGACACCATATGAATGGACAGCGATAATTCGCGAGAACTTTTATCATCTTTTTTACAGAGCAATATTACCGGGTCGCTGGCAATACACCCAATGCAACTCGTTCCGAATCAGCATTGACAAAAGGGGGAGGAGCGGATGCCCCCCCCTTTTTTATGACAGAATTTGAGTCGTCAATACAGAGCACCCATGTTGGCCGCAGTATGGATAGTATCGACAAAGAATCCGGCCCGCCCCGCCAGTTCGCCAAAGAGGACAAGGATAGGGAGCCACACAGGAATGGTTCTGGTTTTCACCATCACGGCAAGAGAAACCACCAGCACACCCACATGGGTCCAATACAGGCCCGATGCAAACCAGGCCTGCCCGGTCAAACGCATGACTTTTCCACCAGAAAGCCAGACACACGGCGCGACAAGATACAAAACCACCCCGACAACAAGCCCTGTCGTAAAAATACGCGCCAGAAGCGGCTGACGCTCTCCCCCGGCAAACCAGCTGGCGAATCCCGCGCCCAGAATTACGGCAGTCGTCAGGAAAAAGGTGGCAGGTAATGCATTGTTCACTGCGGGATATGCCGGTGGCGCATAGGTCATTCCAGTAGAAAAAATAACCACGAGCCCGAGGACCGCGCCAAGCAGGGCAAGCACTGGATTTCCTTTTTTGCCAACGCTGAACGCAGCGAGAATAGCCAGACCGACAAACAACCCGGCAGACAGAACCTCCCGGCTCAGCCACGCCGTGGAAAGATGCTTCAATGCATTGGGAGCACCAGTAGGATGCCCGAGATGAAAGAGTGAAGCGATGAGTCCCACAACCATCAAACCGGCTGTCATACGCCACTGGCGCTGGGCATTGTCACTGTCTACTCCGCCTCTCGCACGCACGGCAGCCGTAAGGGCAATTCCTATGGCCGCCTGAGAAAGCACTGTGAAAAAGACCAAAGGCAATTCAAATGATTGCATATCTATCTCCTCACCATCTTTGGGAATTTGGGCAATAAGAACCGTGTGGATGGATTCAATTTCGGCATCTTGGGATACCCGGCCGGGAACTGTACCTGACTGGTCTGTTCCATGGTGGACAGATCAACCAATTGCAAGGCGCCGGTCGGACAAGACTGTGTGCAGGCGGGCTGCAAGTCCGCGTCCAGGCGTTCATGACACAAACTGCATTTTTCTGCCCGCTTTTCCACCGGATTATACTTGGGCGCTCCATAAGGACAGGAGCGGATACAGTTGCCGCAGCCAATGCATTTGTCCTGGTGATGAACGACGACGCCATCACTTTCCCGCTTTGTATAGGCCTCTACCGGGCAGACATTGAGACAGGCCGGGTTTTCACAATGGTTGCAGGAAAGCGAAAAGAAAGCCCGCTCCCGATGAGGATAAATTTCCTCGTCCAGAGGATAAACCTGACGCCAGACCACACCTTCTTCCTGATGGTAATAATTCCGGCATGCCATGGCACAGGTAAAGCATCCGATGCACTTTTCGGAATCGACCAAAAAAGCATATTGTTTTTTCATTGTCATAATCCCTTAGACTTTTTCAACGTTGGCAAATTGATCATGAATGGCAACGCCGGGCGCGCCTGCCTTGAATGCCCCCATATCAGAGGATTCATCATCAACGAGATTCTGGACGTTGAAATCCGTTCCCTTGCCGAACCAAGCTTCGTACATGAGGAGACAATCCGCTGCCACATTATCTGTCAGCTTGACCCTGACATGCTGCTCCCCAACCTTGTTGAACACACGCACCATATCCAAATCATCAATCCCTTTTTCAGCTGCCGCCTTAGGATTCATGTAGAGGTACGGCTCCTTATTGTATTCCTTCATCCAGTCCAAATTAACAAACTGGGAGTGAATACCAAATTTTGTGTGAGGAGTGAGCAAGCGAAACTTGTCATAGGCTTTTCGCCCTTCTTTGAACTCGGGAAGCGCATCGTGACCATGCTCCTGGCATAGCTCTGACCTGAATTCATACTTTCCAGAAGGTGTACCAAATTTCATATCATGCCAAGCGGCCGATGATTTGAGCTTCGCCTTGACCGGGCCATTCCTGAGATCGGTCCAGTCATTGATGCCGAACAAATCGTAAAGCCCCTGATTGAACTCTTTCTCAGTCCATTCCTTTGTGTCGATCTCTGTTGGCAAAGTGCAGGATCCGGGTGAAAGTTCATTCATTTTTTTGGAAAGCAATGCTGCGATTTCAAGATTGGACTTGGCCTCGTGCAAAGGTTTGATTGCCTGTTCATTAATACTGAGCCAATAATGCCAATAGGAAGCATTCACAGACCATTCCTCGAACAGAGTCGTAACCGGCAGGACAATGTCCGAGTTGGCCACAGTCTCAGTAAAAAACTGCTCCACGGAGACAACCATCTCAAGAGTATCAAAAGCCTTCTGTAACTTCGGGCGGTCAAAATCTTGCCCAAAGGGATTCTTACAGGAAACCCAGAGCATCCTGATGGCCGGATCTTTGGTATCAAGAATTTCCTGAGCTGTTTTGTTAATGTTAACGGTGCGATCGGAATAGCTTGTCTCCTGATCCTTGGCGAGATGGAACTCTCCTTTGGCCGCAGCACCAACAAACCCCATGGACCCTTCAGGTTGTTTCTGAATGAAAGCATTGTAATTGAAGCCCCATGTCTGAAGGTGCCCGTATCTGGCCCCGCCCCCTTCTTTGCCGACATTCCCTGTCATGGCGACCAAGGCATCGATGGAACGAACGGTTGCCCCACCATTGGTGTGCCGTTGCAGGCCATATCCAATCCAAATGGTAGCCGGATCGGCAGAAGCGAATTCTTCGGCCACTTCCTTGATATCCTGAACTGGAATACCGCTCTGCCCAGATGCCCATTCAATGGTGACATTGGCGTTAAGATAGGCAACAAATTCATCAAAACCGATGCTATGTTGGTTCACGAACTCCCGATCAACCAACCCCATGTCCAGAATATGTTTTGCCATCCCGAGCGCCAAGGCTCCATCACTTGACGTCTGGGGCTGCCAGTAGACGTCACTTTTGGCCGCTGTCTGCGTAAAGACCGGATCTATGACTACAACCTTGGCCCCTCGACGCTTGGCCTCCATGATATATTTCATGGAATGCACCGAACACCATGCAGGGTTGGCTCCCCAGATAATAAGATACTTGGCCTTGACCATATCTTCAGGATCATTACACCACATATTGCCCATATCAAAATTCTGGGCATCAATACCAGCAGGCCAGCACGGAGTGCCAACAAAACGAGTCGTATAACCAAGCGAAGACATCATGCCTTCGACACCATAATTGGTAATGCCGAAATTTCCTGAATATTTTGTCAGGCCCAAACCCAAAAGCGAACCATCTTCTTCCTTGAGTTTTATTATCTTCCTGGCGATCATATCCATGGCTTCATCCCAGGAAACACGCCGCCATTTCCCGGATCGACGACCATCCTGAACCATCGGATATTTGATCCTGTCCGGGCTGTATGGGCGACGTGTGTACGCGTACCCCTTCACACACAGACCGCCGTGAGTAAAAGTCGATTCCTGTGCTCCTTCGATAAACTGGAGCACGCCGTCTTTTACGTAAGATTTGATACTACATGTATCGTAACAATTTCTGGGGCAGGCATTTCTAAAGACCTCA comes from the Pseudodesulfovibrio piezophilus C1TLV30 genome and includes:
- the kamA gene encoding lysine 2,3-aminomutase translates to MQIFNEHQREVAETLRESASKSDWTDWKWHIRNSIKSVNEIERVLGINFSEEKKKTLEQTINKFPMSVTPYYLSLIDVEDYENDPVFLQSVPSPEELRIERHDMADPLHEDEDSPAPGITHRYPDRVLFHISNTCSMYCRHCTRKRKVGDVDSIPCSDDLEQALEYIRKTPQIRDVLLSGGDPFMLSDKKLDWILTKVQEIEHVEVVRIGTRMPVVLPYRITDELVNMLKKHHPIWINTHFNHPRELTTSSRRALQKMADAGIPLGNQSVLLAGVNDCQRLIKTLNHKLVKNRVRPYYLYQCDLSEGLTHFRTPIGKGIEIIESLRGHTSGFSVPTYVVDAPGGGGKIPVMPNYIVSWGPNKVVLRNYEGVITTYNEPTSYESNFCDRECSNCNLQLMEDDAEEKAIGIEKLLSDWDDTTSLTPKNNERIKRRDDAA
- the ablB gene encoding putative beta-lysine N-acetyltransferase; the protein is MQPDEIIHLGESTIQHGPANDRVYLMKLASADLPNIVNDIYELGRQHGYTKLFAKVPAQDVAHFAALGFIDEARVPFMHKGETAGYFMSKYMDQRRGIPQNIERISEVLELADQKAGTHSSHISDNRIIRLRLEHADELAELYGKVFTTYPFPVSDAAFIEESMKENTVFFGIISQGRLVAAASMEIDTEWQCAEMTDFATLPQHRGTGAAGALLLAMEYAAKDLTLKTLFTIARAESFGMNIVFARAGYLFGGTLHNNTQIAGKLESMNVWHKQILPR
- a CDS encoding YitT family protein, translating into MSGTSRSYLGKGPTFTVNIAYTVWWNLLLITVGGFIATIGIKSIAVPHELVPGGIFGLSSLLYYTTGKLNPGWINLLLNIPLFLFAWFKVSRRFFLYSLYATLITTLFYEFISISIPIQNQLYAAVASGVVTGFGAGIVLRSLGSNGGLDVVAVYLFQRFNMGIGRVYLVFNTLLYFGSLMRLQLDVIIASLIMVFITGMIIDQTLSLFSQRKVVFIISNFANEISNDILTQLKQSATFLKGFGAYSRKEKNVLMTVVNNVQLKKLEEITFTHDDEALFIVENTFSVTGSSFSRRKIY
- a CDS encoding dimethyl sulfoxide reductase anchor subunit family protein, yielding MQSFELPLVFFTVLSQAAIGIALTAAVRARGGVDSDNAQRQWRMTAGLMVVGLIASLFHLGHPTGAPNALKHLSTAWLSREVLSAGLFVGLAILAAFSVGKKGNPVLALLGAVLGLVVIFSTGMTYAPPAYPAVNNALPATFFLTTAVILGAGFASWFAGGERQPLLARIFTTGLVVGVVLYLVAPCVWLSGGKVMRLTGQAWFASGLYWTHVGVLVVSLAVMVKTRTIPVWLPILVLFGELAGRAGFFVDTIHTAANMGALY
- a CDS encoding 4Fe-4S dicluster domain-containing protein, translated to MKKQYAFLVDSEKCIGCFTCAMACRNYYHQEEGVVWRQVYPLDEEIYPHRERAFFSLSCNHCENPACLNVCPVEAYTKRESDGVVVHHQDKCIGCGNCIRSCPYGAPKYNPVEKRAEKCSLCHERLDADLQPACTQSCPTGALQLVDLSTMEQTSQVQFPAGYPKMPKLNPSTRFLLPKFPKMVRR
- a CDS encoding molybdopterin-dependent oxidoreductase yields the protein MTEKKKTLSRRRFIQGVSAAGVASLLPCRFLIPRSAVAAEGLSENEYEVFRNACPRNCYDTCSIKSYVKDGVLQFIEGAQESTFTHGGLCVKGYAYTRRPYSPDRIKYPMVQDGRRSGKWRRVSWDEAMDMIARKIIKLKEEDGSLLGLGLTKYSGNFGITNYGVEGMMSSLGYTTRFVGTPCWPAGIDAQNFDMGNMWCNDPEDMVKAKYLIIWGANPAWCSVHSMKYIMEAKRRGAKVVVIDPVFTQTAAKSDVYWQPQTSSDGALALGMAKHILDMGLVDREFVNQHSIGFDEFVAYLNANVTIEWASGQSGIPVQDIKEVAEEFASADPATIWIGYGLQRHTNGGATVRSIDALVAMTGNVGKEGGGARYGHLQTWGFNYNAFIQKQPEGSMGFVGAAAKGEFHLAKDQETSYSDRTVNINKTAQEILDTKDPAIRMLWVSCKNPFGQDFDRPKLQKAFDTLEMVVSVEQFFTETVANSDIVLPVTTLFEEWSVNASYWHYWLSINEQAIKPLHEAKSNLEIAALLSKKMNELSPGSCTLPTEIDTKEWTEKEFNQGLYDLFGINDWTDLRNGPVKAKLKSSAAWHDMKFGTPSGKYEFRSELCQEHGHDALPEFKEGRKAYDKFRLLTPHTKFGIHSQFVNLDWMKEYNKEPYLYMNPKAAAEKGIDDLDMVRVFNKVGEQHVRVKLTDNVAADCLLMYEAWFGKGTDFNVQNLVDDESSDMGAFKAGAPGVAIHDQFANVEKV